A region of Caldicoprobacter guelmensis DNA encodes the following proteins:
- the cphA gene encoding cyanophycin synthetase, whose amino-acid sequence MKICEIKAFKGRNIYSHQKVIKMVVDLEDMVDVATKDIEGFNDALLKLLPGLYQHHCSLGCPGGFIARLEEGTYLSHVIEHCALEIQSILGYDVSFGRARQVMDSTKYTIVYAYKNEVAGVEAGKCAVQLVEALCKGHSFDLSSHLNRIKEKAVKNELGPSTKAIVEAALGRGIPVMRIGNGSILQLGYGKYQKRIEATITENTSCISVDIACDKTLTKEILKEAGIPVPEGSVCTTIEDALQIAEELGYPVVIKPEKGNQGKGVSLNLTTPEEVVQAFKIARQVDENIIVEKYIKGNDYRVLVVGGRVVAVAQRIPAHVVGDGVHTIAQLVEMVNKDERRGEGHEKPLTKIKIDEISLMLLKKQGYTLDSIPPAGKWVYLKANGNLSTGGEAIDCTNKIHPVNCEIAVRAAQIIGLDIAGIDIACPDISKPIEEGVGAVIEVNAAPGIRMHLYPSKGKPRNVAQNIIDMLFPPGSRHSIPIISVTGTNGKTTTVRMIAHILRTQGYTVGMTTTGGVYINDHCVMKGDTTGPASAKIVLTDKRVEVAVLETARGGIIRSGLGYDLSDIAVLTNISEDHLGIDEVYTLEDLLHVKSLVVEAVKTNGYVVLNADDPMVVEAAKRVKSNIIYFSKQEDNIIVHRHLVAGGLAVFLKGQHITIATGDGFIQCMDVSRIPATYGGKLVYNIENSLAAVSVAYAMKIPIETIQKALASFYADEIHNPGRFNVFNIRDFRVVVDYAHNISGYTHVIEAIKKMGASRTVGIIGVPGDRQDSSIRRIGFIAGKGFDRVIIKEDVDLRGRRRGEVAKLLEEGVLSAGMDPNNVEVILSEVEALKTAIKRAKTGDLIVIFYEKLEPIMATIKEVLSNVEAETTSDENHMMLGLTRL is encoded by the coding sequence TTGAAGATTTGTGAGATTAAGGCATTCAAAGGGAGGAACATTTACAGCCATCAAAAGGTAATCAAAATGGTGGTGGACCTGGAAGACATGGTGGATGTAGCCACAAAAGACATAGAGGGGTTTAACGACGCTCTGCTTAAATTGCTGCCCGGCCTGTACCAACACCACTGCTCTCTTGGTTGCCCTGGTGGCTTTATCGCCAGGCTCGAGGAAGGGACATACCTGTCACACGTCATTGAACACTGCGCTTTGGAGATACAGAGCATTCTAGGATACGATGTAAGCTTTGGCAGGGCAAGGCAGGTCATGGATTCAACTAAGTATACCATTGTGTACGCCTACAAAAACGAGGTGGCAGGTGTGGAAGCAGGGAAGTGTGCTGTTCAACTGGTGGAAGCGTTGTGCAAAGGTCACTCTTTTGACCTCAGTTCACATCTTAACAGGATCAAAGAAAAAGCCGTGAAGAACGAATTAGGACCCAGCACTAAGGCCATTGTTGAGGCTGCATTGGGAAGAGGAATCCCGGTTATGAGAATCGGCAATGGCAGCATATTGCAACTGGGATATGGAAAATATCAAAAGCGGATAGAAGCCACCATAACCGAAAACACCAGCTGTATTTCGGTTGACATAGCCTGTGATAAGACATTGACCAAAGAGATATTGAAGGAAGCGGGGATACCTGTCCCTGAGGGCAGCGTATGCACCACAATTGAAGATGCGCTCCAGATAGCGGAGGAACTGGGGTATCCCGTGGTCATAAAGCCTGAAAAAGGAAATCAAGGAAAAGGAGTATCGCTCAATCTCACCACTCCTGAGGAGGTAGTTCAGGCTTTTAAGATTGCCAGACAAGTAGATGAAAACATTATAGTGGAGAAATATATCAAGGGCAATGATTACCGCGTATTGGTAGTGGGCGGTAGAGTGGTGGCGGTTGCCCAGAGAATACCTGCCCATGTGGTGGGCGATGGCGTACATACCATTGCCCAATTGGTAGAGATGGTGAACAAAGATGAAAGGCGAGGCGAAGGCCATGAAAAACCGCTTACCAAAATTAAGATAGATGAGATATCGCTGATGCTTCTCAAAAAGCAGGGATATACCTTGGACAGTATTCCTCCAGCCGGCAAATGGGTGTATTTAAAAGCCAATGGCAATTTAAGCACCGGTGGAGAGGCCATCGATTGTACCAATAAGATACATCCTGTGAACTGCGAAATTGCAGTAAGGGCAGCGCAGATAATAGGGCTTGACATTGCCGGAATCGATATTGCTTGCCCTGACATCTCCAAACCGATAGAAGAAGGCGTGGGAGCGGTGATAGAGGTAAATGCTGCGCCTGGTATTCGCATGCACCTTTATCCGTCCAAAGGCAAGCCTAGAAACGTAGCCCAAAATATCATAGACATGCTTTTTCCGCCAGGGAGCAGGCACTCAATCCCTATAATATCGGTTACTGGGACAAACGGGAAAACCACTACTGTACGCATGATCGCTCATATATTAAGAACGCAAGGCTATACTGTGGGAATGACAACCACTGGCGGAGTTTATATAAACGACCACTGTGTCATGAAAGGTGATACCACGGGTCCTGCCAGTGCAAAAATAGTCTTGACGGATAAGAGGGTGGAAGTGGCTGTACTGGAGACTGCCCGTGGTGGCATCATCAGGTCAGGATTGGGGTATGACCTGAGCGATATCGCTGTCTTGACCAACATCAGCGAAGACCATCTGGGGATCGACGAGGTCTATACCCTTGAGGATTTGCTGCATGTAAAGTCGCTGGTGGTAGAAGCTGTAAAGACCAATGGGTATGTAGTGCTGAATGCTGATGACCCCATGGTGGTGGAAGCCGCCAAACGAGTGAAAAGCAACATAATATACTTTTCCAAGCAAGAAGACAACATCATCGTACACAGACACTTAGTAGCCGGCGGGTTGGCCGTATTCTTAAAAGGACAACATATAACTATCGCTACAGGAGACGGATTTATACAGTGTATGGATGTTTCCAGAATACCGGCTACTTATGGAGGAAAACTGGTGTATAATATTGAAAATAGCCTTGCTGCCGTCAGCGTTGCCTATGCCATGAAGATACCCATAGAGACCATCCAAAAAGCGTTAGCTTCCTTCTATGCCGATGAGATTCATAACCCTGGTCGGTTTAACGTATTCAATATAAGGGACTTCAGGGTGGTGGTGGACTATGCACACAATATCAGCGGGTATACCCACGTAATAGAAGCCATAAAGAAGATGGGTGCTTCACGAACAGTGGGGATTATAGGGGTTCCAGGGGACAGGCAGGACAGCAGCATAAGGCGCATAGGGTTTATAGCCGGCAAAGGGTTTGACAGGGTAATAATCAAGGAAGACGTGGACTTGAGGGGTAGGCGTAGGGGTGAGGTAGCAAAACTGCTAGAGGAAGGGGTATTGTCTGCGGGGATGGATCCTAATAACGTAGAGGTAATTCTTTCAGAGGTGGAGGCGCTCAAAACCGCTATAAAAAGGGCAAAAACAGGGGATTTAATTGTGATATTCTATGAGAAGCTAGAACCGATAATGGCTACTATAAAAGAGGTGCTGTCAAATGTAGAAGCGGAAACAACCAGCGATGAGAATCATATGATGCTGGGACTTACTAGGCTATAA
- the atpG gene encoding ATP synthase F1 subunit gamma: MYNVIEIKRRIRTIRQTRQITKAMYLIASSKLSRAMEKYRANHVYFEKIRSTLKDIIVHSPGIDHPFFVPKGNERAAYLVIAGNKGLCGAYNHNVLQTALSHIQQHGGTVDIFVVGHVARDFFKRKGYNVNDEYLDAAENPNFHYSRDMAEQLIDAYSQNKMDELYIVYTHMESTVKQTPRVIKLLPVELSAFLDVSLDVEYRADILYHPSPKAVLDLLIPKYLLGFIYGALIQSFASEQQARMMAMDTATNNADDMIAELQIKYNQARQAVITNEISEIMGGVAALEKRF, from the coding sequence ATGTACAACGTAATTGAGATCAAGCGAAGGATCAGGACCATACGTCAAACGCGCCAGATAACCAAGGCCATGTACCTCATCGCTTCGTCTAAGCTCAGCAGGGCCATGGAAAAATATAGGGCTAATCACGTATACTTCGAGAAAATACGCTCTACTCTCAAAGACATCATAGTTCATAGCCCTGGAATCGACCACCCTTTTTTTGTGCCGAAGGGAAATGAAAGGGCTGCCTATCTGGTCATTGCAGGAAATAAGGGGCTGTGCGGTGCTTACAACCACAACGTGCTGCAGACAGCCCTTTCGCACATACAGCAGCACGGTGGTACTGTTGATATATTCGTGGTGGGCCATGTAGCCCGTGATTTTTTCAAGCGAAAAGGCTATAATGTCAACGATGAGTATTTGGATGCAGCAGAAAATCCGAATTTTCACTATTCAAGGGATATGGCTGAGCAGCTAATAGATGCCTATAGCCAAAATAAGATGGATGAACTTTATATCGTCTATACCCACATGGAATCGACGGTGAAGCAGACCCCGAGGGTTATAAAGCTGTTACCGGTGGAACTTTCGGCATTTTTAGATGTCAGCCTCGATGTGGAGTACCGTGCCGATATACTCTATCATCCCTCACCCAAAGCTGTGCTTGACCTGCTGATTCCTAAGTATCTTCTGGGATTCATATATGGGGCATTGATACAGTCTTTTGCCAGCGAGCAGCAGGCCAGGATGATGGCAATGGATACCGCTACAAATAACGCGGATGACATGATAGCCGAGTTGCAGATCAAGTACAATCAGGCACGGCAGGCAGTTATTACCAATGAAATTTCCGAAATAATGGGTGGCGTAGCTGCACTTGAAAAGCGGTTCTGA
- a CDS encoding F0F1 ATP synthase subunit A yields MEGIDINPKVWFTIPIMDGIPVTDAVCISWIVSVGLIIFAFVVRFYIFPRFQEVPTGFQNILELLVEWVYSFSRDTVHEFSRELAPYIGTLVLYLGFANTIELLGLRPPTTYIATTFALSIITFFLINVYGIRKKGLWGRIKDYGKPVPFIAPIKVLTDLAVPVSLASRMFGNILGGLVVMELIYKVVPVVIPSFLSIYFTLFDGFIQTFIFITLSLTFIGEAIE; encoded by the coding sequence ATGGAAGGAATAGATATAAATCCGAAGGTGTGGTTTACCATACCAATAATGGATGGGATACCTGTAACCGACGCCGTGTGTATATCGTGGATTGTAAGCGTAGGGCTTATTATCTTTGCTTTTGTGGTAAGATTTTACATTTTTCCACGGTTTCAAGAGGTGCCGACGGGGTTTCAAAACATTCTTGAGCTATTGGTGGAATGGGTTTACAGTTTCTCACGCGACACGGTACATGAGTTCAGCAGAGAGCTGGCACCTTACATCGGTACGCTGGTGCTTTACCTAGGTTTTGCAAATACCATTGAGCTTTTGGGATTGAGACCTCCTACTACTTACATTGCAACCACCTTTGCGTTGTCCATCATCACCTTTTTCCTGATTAATGTCTATGGTATTAGGAAGAAGGGCTTGTGGGGCAGGATAAAGGATTACGGCAAGCCTGTTCCATTTATAGCTCCTATTAAGGTGTTGACCGATTTAGCAGTACCTGTATCTTTAGCTTCCCGAATGTTTGGAAACATCTTGGGAGGACTGGTGGTGATGGAGCTGATTTACAAAGTAGTTCCTGTGGTTATTCCTTCGTTTTTATCGATATACTTTACTTTGTTTGATGGATTTATACAGACATTTATATTCATTACTTTATCATTGACCTTCATAGGAGAAGCCATTGAGTGA
- the atpC gene encoding ATP synthase F1 subunit epsilon: MASEFYLEVITPERTFFRGNVEMVIVNSSDGELGIMKGHVPMVALVAIGTLKIKQNGKWREAAINEGFMEVRPDETIILSHSVEWPEEIDEKRAQAALERAQQRIRLRRSMKEYYQSKAAMARAMARLKVKKRYNID; this comes from the coding sequence ATGGCAAGTGAATTCTATCTTGAAGTCATAACCCCTGAGAGGACTTTTTTCAGGGGAAACGTGGAGATGGTGATAGTAAACAGCTCTGACGGCGAATTGGGAATAATGAAAGGGCATGTCCCAATGGTAGCTTTGGTTGCCATTGGGACGCTTAAGATCAAGCAAAACGGTAAATGGCGTGAGGCGGCTATAAATGAAGGTTTTATGGAGGTACGCCCCGATGAGACCATTATTCTATCTCATTCGGTGGAATGGCCGGAAGAGATAGACGAAAAGCGTGCTCAGGCCGCCCTTGAACGGGCACAGCAGAGGATACGCCTGCGCAGGAGCATGAAGGAATATTATCAGTCAAAGGCCGCTATGGCCCGAGCAATGGCCAGGCTCAAAG
- the atpE gene encoding ATP synthase F0 subunit C, which yields MGLAAIGAGLAVLTGLGAGIGMGIATGKAAEATGRQPEAVNQINRILLLGLALTESIAIYGFVTALLIIFLQ from the coding sequence ATGGGATTAGCTGCGATTGGTGCTGGACTGGCTGTTTTGACTGGTTTGGGTGCAGGCATAGGGATGGGGATTGCTACTGGCAAAGCCGCTGAAGCTACTGGAAGACAGCCCGAAGCCGTAAACCAGATCAACAGGATCCTGCTTTTGGGCTTAGCTCTTACGGAGTCCATAGCTATATATGGCTTTGTAACTGCATTGCTGATCATCTTTTTGCAATAA
- the atpD gene encoding F0F1 ATP synthase subunit beta, protein MEYKNKGKVVQIVGPVIDIQFESEDMPAILNAVKIVDGTRVVWAEVSQHLGNRKVRCIALEATDGLKRGLEAYDTGAPISVPVGKEVLGRVFNVLGEPIDGKGPVNAQERVPIHRPAPPLEEQRPATDILETGIKVIDLLAPYPKGGKIGLFGGAGVGKTVLIMELIHNIVTQHGGVSVFTGVGERTREGHELVTEMTQSGVLERTALVFGQMDEPPGARMRVALTGLTLAEYFRDKEGQDVLLFIDNIFRFIQAGAEVSALLGRMPSAVGYQPTLAVEVGALQERITSTKNGSITSVQAVYVPADDLTDPAPATIFAHLDATTVLSRQIAEMGIYPAIDPLDSSSRILDPRIVGKEHYRVARKAQEILQRYKELQDIIAILGMEELNEEDRLAVYRARKIQRFLSQPFHVAATYTGIEGKFVPLKETIEGFRAIVDGEVDDIPEAAFFMVGNLDEVFEKAERMRKAS, encoded by the coding sequence ATGGAATACAAAAACAAGGGAAAAGTGGTGCAAATTGTCGGTCCAGTAATTGATATACAGTTTGAATCGGAAGATATGCCGGCCATACTCAATGCCGTGAAAATAGTGGACGGTACAAGGGTGGTGTGGGCTGAGGTGTCTCAGCATTTAGGCAACCGCAAGGTGCGCTGCATTGCCCTTGAAGCTACAGATGGCTTAAAAAGAGGGCTGGAAGCATATGATACAGGGGCTCCCATTTCGGTACCTGTGGGTAAGGAAGTGTTGGGCCGGGTTTTCAATGTTCTGGGAGAACCGATTGACGGCAAGGGGCCTGTAAATGCGCAGGAGAGGGTTCCTATTCATCGCCCTGCACCGCCTCTTGAAGAGCAACGTCCGGCTACCGACATACTCGAAACCGGAATCAAGGTTATAGACCTGCTGGCTCCCTATCCAAAAGGTGGTAAGATTGGACTGTTTGGTGGAGCTGGCGTGGGTAAAACGGTGCTCATCATGGAGCTCATACACAACATCGTCACCCAGCATGGTGGGGTTTCGGTGTTTACAGGTGTAGGTGAGCGCACTCGAGAGGGGCATGAGCTGGTGACGGAGATGACGCAGTCGGGTGTGCTAGAAAGGACGGCTCTGGTGTTTGGCCAAATGGATGAGCCACCGGGCGCTAGAATGCGTGTGGCTTTAACAGGCCTTACCCTTGCCGAATACTTCAGAGACAAGGAAGGACAGGACGTACTTCTTTTCATAGACAATATATTCCGTTTCATCCAGGCAGGAGCTGAGGTGTCCGCACTGTTGGGAAGAATGCCTTCGGCTGTTGGGTATCAACCTACCCTGGCTGTGGAGGTTGGGGCACTGCAGGAACGCATAACGTCCACCAAAAACGGCTCCATTACATCGGTTCAGGCGGTGTATGTGCCTGCAGATGACCTGACCGATCCTGCTCCTGCAACCATATTTGCTCACCTGGATGCCACCACTGTTCTCTCAAGGCAGATTGCCGAAATGGGCATATATCCCGCAATTGACCCATTGGATTCCAGCTCGAGGATACTTGACCCGAGAATAGTTGGCAAGGAGCATTACCGAGTGGCACGCAAGGCCCAGGAAATTTTACAGCGGTACAAAGAGCTACAGGACATAATAGCCATACTTGGTATGGAAGAGCTCAATGAAGAAGACAGGCTGGCTGTCTACAGGGCGCGTAAGATACAGCGATTCTTGTCTCAGCCCTTCCATGTAGCGGCCACATATACCGGAATAGAAGGAAAGTTTGTTCCACTTAAAGAAACCATAGAAGGTTTCAGGGCTATTGTAGACGGAGAGGTGGACGATATACCCGAAGCAGCATTTTTCATGGTAGGGAACTTGGACGAGGTGTTTGAAAAAGCCGAGAGGATGAGGAAAGCGAGTTGA
- the atpA gene encoding F0F1 ATP synthase subunit alpha: MTTNVETGTLWSAFPLDDATVAQIENRFADFLGRKVKLNLKVDPEIIGGIIVAIGDRIYDGSIKGQLNRMKEHLLGLQKGDMAELGIDIKSSVQLLDMDSVGEFIRDRIQEYQQEFNVESIGHVIRSGDGVVLISGLSDCKYGELLRFEGDVFGIAFNLEEDMVGAVLLNNQNSVIEGTIVYSTGRVVQVPVGEGLLGRVVNPLGQPLDGKGPIRAEAYREIEQKAPGIYERDVVNQPLQTGLLAIDSMIPIGRGQRQLIIGDRQTGKTAIALDTIVNQRDKDVICVYVAIGQKASTVSQVINTLREMGAMDYTIVVSATASDSAPMQYIAPYAGCAMAEYFMYKGKDVLIVYDDLSKHAIAYRTLSLLLRRPPGREAYPGDIFYLHSRLLERAAKLSKEKGGGSLTALPIIETQAGDISGYIPTNVISITDGQIFLEDELFFAGIRPAVNVGLSVSRVGKAAQIKAMAKVSGTLRLELAQYRELQVFSQFSSELDPSTQELLAQGERITEMLKQEQYHPMDVVHQVILLYVVTRKMLLDVPVNRIQEFKQQFIEYMECYHRNIIENIRRTGDITEEDMAEIEAAAKDFKQTFLK, encoded by the coding sequence ATGACAACAAACGTCGAAACAGGGACTTTATGGTCGGCTTTTCCACTAGATGATGCTACTGTTGCACAGATAGAAAATCGATTTGCAGATTTTTTGGGTCGGAAGGTAAAGCTCAATTTAAAGGTTGACCCCGAAATAATAGGCGGAATTATAGTAGCCATTGGTGATAGGATATATGACGGAAGCATAAAAGGCCAGCTGAATAGGATGAAGGAACACCTACTAGGGCTTCAAAAAGGTGATATGGCTGAACTAGGGATTGACATTAAGTCCTCAGTCCAGCTTCTCGATATGGACTCGGTTGGAGAATTCATTAGAGACAGGATTCAAGAATACCAGCAAGAATTCAATGTTGAAAGTATTGGCCACGTAATACGTTCAGGGGATGGTGTGGTATTAATAAGTGGTTTGAGCGATTGCAAGTATGGCGAGCTTCTAAGATTTGAAGGCGATGTCTTCGGTATCGCCTTTAACCTTGAAGAGGATATGGTGGGGGCTGTGTTGCTCAACAACCAGAATTCTGTAATTGAGGGCACGATTGTTTACAGCACCGGTCGAGTGGTTCAGGTACCTGTGGGTGAGGGTTTGCTGGGTAGGGTGGTCAATCCCCTGGGACAGCCCCTTGACGGGAAAGGCCCTATTCGCGCTGAAGCCTACAGGGAGATTGAGCAGAAGGCTCCTGGCATATATGAAAGGGATGTTGTGAATCAACCTTTGCAGACCGGCCTGCTGGCCATAGACTCCATGATACCTATAGGGAGAGGCCAAAGGCAACTCATCATAGGCGATCGCCAGACGGGCAAGACGGCTATTGCGCTGGACACGATAGTCAACCAAAGAGACAAGGATGTAATATGCGTATATGTGGCCATAGGCCAAAAGGCCTCCACGGTATCCCAGGTCATCAACACCTTAAGGGAAATGGGTGCTATGGATTACACCATTGTGGTTTCGGCGACAGCCAGCGATTCGGCTCCCATGCAGTACATTGCCCCTTATGCGGGCTGTGCAATGGCAGAGTACTTCATGTACAAGGGGAAGGACGTGCTCATCGTTTACGACGATTTGTCCAAACACGCCATAGCCTACAGGACTTTGTCGTTGCTGCTGCGCCGTCCTCCGGGGCGAGAGGCCTATCCAGGAGATATATTCTATTTACATTCCCGCCTTCTGGAGCGTGCAGCTAAACTGAGCAAAGAGAAGGGCGGTGGGTCGTTGACGGCGCTGCCCATAATAGAAACCCAGGCCGGTGATATATCGGGATATATTCCTACCAACGTGATCTCAATAACCGATGGCCAGATTTTTTTGGAAGACGAGCTGTTCTTTGCTGGTATTCGTCCAGCCGTAAATGTTGGATTGTCGGTATCAAGGGTAGGGAAGGCGGCCCAGATCAAAGCCATGGCCAAAGTTTCGGGTACTTTACGCCTGGAGCTTGCACAGTACCGTGAATTGCAGGTATTCTCCCAGTTTAGCTCAGAGCTTGACCCTTCAACACAGGAATTGCTGGCTCAGGGAGAGAGGATCACCGAAATGCTCAAGCAGGAGCAGTATCACCCGATGGATGTAGTCCATCAGGTAATACTGTTATATGTGGTAACCAGAAAGATGCTTCTGGATGTACCCGTAAACAGGATTCAAGAATTTAAGCAGCAGTTTATCGAGTATATGGAGTGTTACCATAGAAATATCATTGAAAATATACGACGGACCGGCGATATAACTGAAGAGGATATGGCCGAGATAGAGGCTGCTGCGAAGGATTTTAAACAGACATTCTTGAAGTGA
- a CDS encoding GNAT family N-acetyltransferase — protein MEIRFAQPDDMVQIKKLWEYCFDDPSEFVDWFFRKRYRDENTLAVYQGKEVRCALQLLPYKIMLRGQSVKTSYLVGLSTWPQYRGRGDAGTLIRHALEVMRMRQEWVSILLPFRYDFYRKYGWEICYHHLMYSGDREILGKAGKIIYDIIPTEKGHIPLMNDCYKKFMEAYNGYVERDEGDWDRLLDDLHIAGGTGYMVVKDSETVGYVLFEISNRRCKVRELVYTTPEAKNALLRLIANHYSQVDSIVWNAPPDDITYMDMSNPRGVMYKQPYVMGRIVDVKQALRILKPLREVDLNIQVIDPVLEWNNGVFNLCSVGEVIEVTSSSVSPQAVIPITTFTQLLWGYITPAQAYKQGKLDVLDEKAIEYLERIFTPAINYIIEDY, from the coding sequence ATGGAGATAAGGTTTGCTCAACCTGATGATATGGTGCAAATAAAAAAGCTGTGGGAATACTGCTTTGACGACCCTTCTGAGTTTGTTGACTGGTTTTTCAGGAAGAGATACAGAGATGAAAATACATTGGCGGTTTACCAAGGTAAAGAGGTTCGTTGTGCACTGCAACTCTTGCCTTATAAAATCATGCTGAGGGGACAGAGCGTAAAGACCTCATACCTGGTGGGCCTTTCAACCTGGCCACAGTACAGGGGGCGAGGCGATGCAGGGACACTCATCCGTCATGCTTTGGAGGTTATGCGCATGCGACAGGAGTGGGTGTCCATTTTGTTGCCCTTTCGCTATGATTTCTACAGAAAATATGGATGGGAGATATGTTACCACCACTTGATGTATAGTGGAGACCGAGAGATATTGGGTAAGGCAGGCAAAATTATATATGATATAATTCCGACAGAGAAAGGGCATATACCTTTAATGAATGACTGTTACAAAAAATTCATGGAGGCATATAATGGATATGTGGAGAGGGATGAAGGTGACTGGGATCGGTTGTTGGATGACCTCCATATAGCCGGTGGTACTGGATATATGGTAGTCAAGGATTCCGAAACGGTGGGTTATGTGCTTTTTGAAATTTCAAACCGCCGTTGCAAGGTTCGTGAGCTCGTTTATACTACTCCTGAAGCCAAAAATGCTTTGCTCAGGCTTATTGCCAACCACTATTCCCAGGTTGATTCCATTGTATGGAATGCACCGCCCGACGATATTACATATATGGATATGTCAAATCCCAGGGGAGTGATGTACAAACAGCCTTATGTGATGGGGCGTATTGTGGACGTAAAGCAAGCATTGAGGATATTGAAACCTTTAAGGGAAGTTGATTTGAATATCCAGGTTATAGACCCTGTATTGGAATGGAACAATGGCGTTTTTAACCTTTGTAGTGTTGGCGAAGTTATAGAAGTGACTTCATCTTCTGTATCTCCGCAAGCTGTGATCCCCATCACAACGTTTACCCAGTTGCTTTGGGGCTATATAACTCCAGCGCAGGCTTATAAGCAGGGCAAGCTCGATGTATTGGATGAGAAAGCGATTGAATATTTGGAAAGGATATTTACACCCGCTATCAATTACATAATAGAAGATTACTAG
- a CDS encoding phosphatidylglycerol lysyltransferase domain-containing protein, with product MDIHFKEIELGDKPVFDHYFSLRHYENSEFTFTNMFIWRHAFNLRFSIIDGCLCIIGRFGEDFHFSFPPLPGENSRVDGAVYKLVQYFKEHGYPFVMKGVTHVTKKIIEEATPGIFRYERDPNNDDYVYQTQDLIYLKGKKYHQKRNHINKFLRSYQYTYEPVCDSNIEECIQAELEWLENKGLAPGLEYEKVAVLEALRNFDALKLKGGALRIDGKIQAFSLGELLNPEMAVIHIEKANSQYHGCYAMINQQFAEHCWKDVPYINREEDMGIPGLRQAKKSYHPVRMVEKYTGYLLGE from the coding sequence GTGGATATACATTTCAAGGAAATAGAGCTGGGGGATAAACCTGTATTTGACCATTATTTTTCTTTGAGGCACTATGAGAATTCCGAGTTTACATTTACAAACATGTTCATATGGCGGCATGCTTTCAACTTGAGATTTTCGATAATTGACGGTTGTCTTTGTATTATAGGGAGGTTTGGTGAAGACTTCCATTTTTCTTTTCCGCCTTTACCAGGAGAAAACAGCAGGGTAGACGGTGCCGTTTATAAGTTGGTGCAATATTTTAAAGAACATGGATATCCCTTTGTCATGAAGGGAGTTACCCACGTTACCAAAAAGATAATTGAAGAAGCTACACCTGGCATTTTCAGATATGAGAGAGACCCCAACAATGATGACTATGTCTACCAAACACAAGACCTCATTTACTTGAAAGGCAAGAAATACCATCAAAAGCGAAATCACATCAATAAGTTCTTGAGAAGCTATCAGTACACCTATGAACCGGTGTGTGATAGCAATATAGAGGAATGCATACAGGCCGAGCTGGAATGGTTGGAAAATAAAGGTCTGGCTCCTGGGCTGGAATATGAGAAGGTGGCTGTCCTTGAAGCCTTGCGTAATTTTGATGCATTAAAGCTCAAGGGCGGTGCCTTGAGGATTGACGGCAAGATCCAGGCTTTTTCTTTAGGAGAACTTCTAAATCCTGAGATGGCGGTCATTCACATAGAAAAGGCCAATTCACAATACCACGGGTGCTATGCCATGATTAACCAGCAATTTGCTGAGCATTGCTGGAAGGATGTGCCTTACATAAACCGTGAAGAGGACATGGGTATACCGGGATTGCGCCAGGCAAAGAAATCGTACCATCCGGTCAGGATGGTAGAAAAGTACACCGGATACCTGTTGGGGGAATGA
- the atpF gene encoding F0F1 ATP synthase subunit B, with the protein MKEYLWTFIFHIINVVILFFFLKKWLFKPIKSFLDKRTQSFEAKIEELKRRESEIEENKRLSREELEKVRQQVRIIMEQAERTAQERIQEAQQQAQLQAEAMLTQARRQIEQERERAIEMLQAQAANLAVELASKVLQSNITPEQNKAIIEKFLEKVET; encoded by the coding sequence ATGAAAGAATACCTTTGGACGTTTATCTTCCATATAATCAACGTCGTTATATTGTTTTTCTTTTTAAAAAAGTGGCTTTTTAAGCCGATAAAGAGCTTTTTAGATAAGCGTACCCAGAGCTTTGAGGCAAAGATAGAGGAGCTTAAAAGGCGTGAAAGCGAAATTGAGGAAAACAAGCGCTTATCCAGAGAGGAGCTTGAGAAGGTACGTCAGCAGGTAAGGATTATAATGGAGCAGGCTGAACGTACAGCGCAGGAGCGCATACAGGAAGCGCAGCAACAAGCTCAGCTACAAGCGGAGGCTATGCTGACACAGGCAAGGCGCCAAATAGAGCAGGAACGAGAGAGAGCCATTGAGATGCTCCAGGCACAAGCTGCCAATTTGGCTGTAGAGCTGGCTTCCAAGGTTTTGCAAAGCAATATAACCCCTGAACAGAATAAAGCCATAATAGAGAAATTCCTAGAGAAGGTGGAAACATGA